Proteins from a genomic interval of Candidatus Omnitrophota bacterium:
- the rpsE gene encoding 30S ribosomal protein S5, translated as MNIEQQEVEKIVAINRITKVTKGGKKMSFSALVVVGDRKGRVGIALGKANEVADAIRKGLNQAKRGQMRMPVENGTIPHEVLGKFGGAMVMLKPASEGTGIIACGPVRAICEACGIRDILTKSLKSNNPINVIKATIAGLQDLKEA; from the coding sequence ATGAATATCGAGCAGCAGGAAGTGGAGAAGATCGTCGCCATCAACCGCATTACCAAGGTCACCAAGGGCGGCAAAAAGATGTCTTTCAGCGCTTTGGTGGTGGTCGGTGACAGAAAAGGCCGGGTAGGGATCGCGCTGGGCAAGGCCAACGAAGTCGCCGACGCCATCCGCAAAGGCCTGAACCAGGCAAAACGCGGCCAGATGAGAATGCCGGTCGAGAACGGCACTATACCCCACGAGGTCCTGGGAAAATTCGGCGGGGCGATGGTTATGCTTAAGCCTGCTTCCGAAGGCACCGGTATTATCGCCTGCGGCCCGGTACGGGCTATCTGCGAGGCTTGCGGCATAAGGGATATCCTGACTAAATCGTTAAAATCCAATAACCCAATAAACGTGATCAAGGCTACGATCGCCGGCCTTCAAGATTTAAAGGAAGCGTAA
- the rplN gene encoding 50S ribosomal protein L14: MIQLRSILDVADNTGAKRVAMISVLGKKNCFIAGIGDIVNVNVKESAPEAAVKKGEVAKAVVVRTRHAIRRSDGSVLRFDRNAVVFIDPQMNPRGTRVFGPVAKELREKNFTKIISLAPEVI; encoded by the coding sequence ATGATACAATTACGCAGTATTCTGGATGTAGCTGACAATACCGGGGCAAAACGCGTGGCGATGATCAGCGTCCTGGGCAAAAAGAATTGCTTCATAGCCGGGATCGGCGATATCGTCAATGTCAATGTCAAGGAATCCGCCCCTGAGGCCGCGGTAAAAAAAGGCGAGGTGGCCAAGGCGGTAGTGGTCAGGACAAGGCACGCGATCCGCAGGTCCGATGGCTCGGTTCTCAGATTCGACCGTAACGCCGTTGTTTTTATCGATCCTCAGATGAATCCCCGCGGCACGCGCGTATTCGGCCCGGTGGCGAAGGAACTAAGGGAGAAGAACTTCACCAAGATCATATCCCTGGCACCGGAGGTTATTTAA
- the rpsD gene encoding 30S ribosomal protein S4 — protein sequence MARYTEAVCRLCRREQKKLFLKGTKCNTDKCPITKRNFAPGQHGPTKTRIKMSNYGLQLREKQRVKRMYGVLERQFRRYFAEAAKSKGVTGKVLLQLLERRLDNVIFRMGLGVSRSQARQIVRHNFVEVNSKRVNIPSYQIVVGETISIKAKDKAKNKLKENMELSKSRTVPSWLQFEPANMTAHVIRLPEKGDILMPIEEQLIVELYSK from the coding sequence ATGGCAAGGTATACAGAAGCGGTTTGCAGGTTGTGCAGAAGAGAGCAAAAGAAATTATTCCTTAAGGGGACCAAGTGCAACACTGACAAGTGCCCGATCACCAAGCGTAATTTCGCGCCCGGCCAGCATGGGCCGACCAAGACCCGTATAAAGATGTCCAACTACGGTCTGCAGCTGCGCGAAAAACAAAGGGTAAAGAGAATGTACGGCGTCCTGGAGAGGCAGTTCCGCCGCTATTTCGCGGAGGCTGCGAAATCCAAGGGCGTTACCGGCAAAGTCCTTCTGCAGCTTTTGGAGAGACGGCTGGATAACGTCATCTTCCGGATGGGGCTGGGGGTTTCCCGGTCGCAGGCACGTCAGATCGTCAGGCATAACTTCGTGGAAGTCAATTCCAAGCGCGTGAATATCCCGTCTTATCAGATCGTGGTAGGCGAGACTATTTCGATCAAGGCTAAGGATAAGGCTAAGAATAAGCTGAAGGAGAATATGGAGCTTTCCAAAAGCCGCACTGTCCCTTCCTGGCTGCAGTTCGAGCCGGCGAATATGACCGCGCATGTGATCCGCCTTCCGGAAAAGGGCGATATCCTCATGCCGATCGAAGAACAGTTGATCGTCGAGTTGTATTCCAAATAA
- a CDS encoding DNA-directed RNA polymerase subunit alpha, which yields MGVKWRDFQLPKKLECEESSSTDTYGKFFAAPFEKGYAITLGNSLRRVLLSSIEGSAVTSIKITGVQHEFSSVPGVVEDVTEIILNLKNLILRSHSKVPKTLVIKKNGKGPVKAKDIATDETVEIINPELHICTLTKDIKFHMELEVARGRGYVTQEANKKEDQAIGVIPIDSIFSPVRKVNFSVENTRVGQKTDYDKLSLEIWTNGGISPKDALLYASNILQRHLDIFVNFGQLPEEEDDEPEMTQEETALYEKLRLPISELELSVRSSNCLREANIKTIADLVRRAEDEMLGFKNFGKKSLTEIKQLLGGMGLSLGTPIDLKKLKKS from the coding sequence ATGGGTGTTAAGTGGAGAGATTTTCAACTACCAAAAAAATTGGAATGCGAGGAGTCGAGCAGCACGGATACTTACGGGAAGTTTTTTGCCGCTCCTTTTGAAAAGGGTTACGCGATCACTCTGGGCAATTCATTAAGGCGCGTCCTGTTGTCTTCAATAGAAGGCAGCGCGGTCACTTCGATCAAGATCACCGGCGTTCAGCACGAGTTTTCGTCCGTTCCGGGGGTGGTCGAGGACGTTACCGAGATAATCCTTAACCTGAAAAACCTTATCCTGCGTTCGCACTCGAAGGTCCCCAAAACACTGGTGATCAAGAAGAACGGCAAAGGCCCGGTAAAGGCCAAGGATATCGCGACCGATGAAACGGTTGAGATAATCAATCCCGAACTGCATATCTGCACTCTGACCAAAGACATCAAATTCCATATGGAATTGGAAGTGGCCAGGGGCCGCGGTTATGTGACCCAGGAAGCAAATAAGAAAGAAGACCAGGCTATCGGCGTTATTCCGATCGATTCGATATTTTCCCCGGTGAGAAAAGTTAATTTCTCGGTGGAGAATACCCGCGTCGGCCAGAAGACCGATTACGATAAGCTGAGCCTTGAGATATGGACTAACGGCGGGATCAGCCCGAAAGACGCGCTTCTGTACGCGTCCAACATACTTCAGCGCCATCTGGATATCTTCGTTAATTTCGGCCAGCTGCCGGAGGAAGAAGATGACGAGCCGGAGATGACCCAGGAAGAAACAGCGCTGTATGAGAAGCTGAGGCTTCCGATCTCGGAGCTGGAGCTTTCCGTGCGCAGCTCGAATTGCCTGCGCGAGGCCAATATCAAGACCATCGCCGACCTGGTCCGCCGGGCCGAGGATGAGATGCTTGGCTTCAAGAATTTCGGCAAGAAGTCGTTGACCGAGATAAAGCAGCTTTTGGGCGGTATGGGATTAAGCCTGGGCACCCCGATCGATCTTAAAAAACTCAAGAAATCTTAA
- the rplR gene encoding 50S ribosomal protein L18 has translation MKNKKELLRLRRHRNLRVRLSGTTEKPRLAIHRSLANISAQIIDDVKNKTVFSLSTTDKEIKAKFPYAGNIKAAEFFGELFARQAKEKGVTKVVFDRAGYLYHGRVKAFADSARKGGLEF, from the coding sequence ATGAAAAATAAAAAAGAGCTGCTCAGATTAAGAAGGCACCGTAATTTAAGGGTAAGGTTATCCGGGACAACGGAAAAGCCGCGGCTGGCGATACACCGCAGCCTGGCGAATATCTCCGCCCAGATAATCGACGACGTAAAGAACAAGACGGTTTTTTCTCTTTCGACGACCGACAAGGAAATAAAGGCAAAGTTCCCCTATGCCGGCAATATCAAGGCCGCGGAATTTTTCGGCGAGCTTTTTGCCAGGCAGGCGAAAGAAAAGGGTGTGACCAAGGTGGTTTTCGACCGGGCCGGGTATCTTTATCACGGGCGGGTCAAGGCATTTGCGGACAGCGCCAGAAAAGGCGGCCTGGAATTCTAA
- the rpmJ gene encoding 50S ribosomal protein L36 — protein MKVKASIRKICDNCKVIRRRGVVRVICTNPKHKQRQG, from the coding sequence GTGAAAGTAAAAGCTTCGATACGTAAAATATGCGATAATTGCAAGGTTATCAGAAGGCGCGGAGTGGTGCGGGTCATCTGCACTAATCCCAAGCATAAACAAAGACAGGGATAG
- the rpsQ gene encoding 30S ribosomal protein S17: MAKQQELIGTVVSDKMQKTIVVRTMHKAKHPMYNRILKRYNKFKVHDEKGAAKTGDTVRIVATRPLSKEKSFRLVGVIKKKEIR, encoded by the coding sequence ATGGCTAAACAGCAAGAATTAATAGGCACGGTTGTAAGCGATAAGATGCAGAAGACCATCGTGGTCAGGACCATGCATAAGGCAAAGCATCCTATGTACAACCGCATCCTCAAAAGGTATAACAAGTTCAAGGTCCATGACGAAAAAGGCGCGGCCAAGACCGGCGACACGGTGCGAATAGTGGCGACTCGGCCCTTGTCCAAGGAAAAGAGCTTCCGCCTGGTCGGGGTCATCAAGAAGAAAGAGATAAGATGA
- the rplF gene encoding 50S ribosomal protein L6: protein MSRIGRKIISIPSGVKVETKDGRIFVEGAKGKLDIKLPDRIELEIADAKISVKRRGNIASDKALQGLIRALTFNMIKGVTEGYVKELEIIGVGFKAVVQGNKLVLNVGFSHQVNFEIPAGIKIECPKNTLVVIRGIDKEKVGEVAAELRAICPPEPYKGKGIRFVGERVRKKVGKAQATGK from the coding sequence ATGTCACGTATAGGAAGAAAGATAATCAGCATACCAAGCGGTGTAAAGGTCGAGACTAAGGACGGACGGATTTTCGTCGAAGGGGCCAAAGGCAAGCTTGACATTAAGCTGCCCGACAGGATCGAGCTGGAGATCGCCGATGCAAAGATATCGGTCAAGCGCCGCGGGAATATCGCTTCGGATAAGGCGCTGCAGGGGTTGATCCGCGCCCTGACTTTCAATATGATAAAAGGCGTTACCGAAGGCTATGTCAAGGAATTGGAGATCATCGGCGTGGGTTTCAAGGCCGTGGTCCAGGGGAATAAACTGGTGCTTAACGTGGGTTTTTCTCATCAGGTCAATTTTGAGATACCGGCGGGAATAAAGATCGAATGCCCGAAGAACACGCTGGTAGTGATCCGCGGGATAGATAAGGAAAAGGTCGGAGAGGTGGCTGCGGAGTTGCGCGCGATCTGTCCGCCGGAACCGTATAAGGGAAAAGGCATCAGATTTGTTGGGGAACGGGTGCGCAAGAAGGTCGGTAAGGCGCAGGCAACCGGTAAATAA
- the secY gene encoding preprotein translocase subunit SecY: protein MLSALANSFKIPDLKRRLLITGALLVVYRMGCFIPTPGIDGIELASFFERMAKTQGGTLFGIINMFSGGAMEKLTIFALGIMPYISASIIMQLLTAVIPFLEKLSKEGRQGYEKINQYTRYGTVALALVQSFFIAIWIENLGAQEGVRIVLDPGLGFRLLTMMTLTTGTIFIMWLGEQIQERGIGNGISLVITAGIISRIPSALHQLFVLISPFAASRRQIQPVTLLIMAGLLCLVIYAVVMITQGYRKIPVQYARRIVGRKIYGGQSTYIPLKVDTSGVIAIIFAQSIILFPATIASFIPNPALQNWAMNFARGHWTYVAGNALLIIFFCYFYNAIVFNPTDIAENMKKYGGFIPGIRPGTPTSDYLFYVMNRITLAGAVFIAAIAIFPDLIMYWLKIPYLVASFFGGTGILIIVGVMLDTIKQIESHLVMHHYEGFIKSGRIKGRRS, encoded by the coding sequence ATGCTTAGCGCTTTAGCTAATTCGTTTAAAATCCCCGATCTAAAAAGGCGTTTGTTGATCACCGGAGCCCTGCTGGTTGTTTACCGGATGGGCTGTTTTATCCCCACGCCCGGCATAGACGGCATCGAACTGGCCAGTTTCTTCGAGCGGATGGCCAAAACGCAGGGCGGCACGCTCTTTGGCATAATCAATATGTTTTCCGGCGGCGCTATGGAAAAGCTGACCATTTTCGCGCTGGGTATCATGCCTTATATATCCGCCTCGATCATTATGCAGCTTTTGACCGCGGTGATCCCTTTTCTGGAGAAACTTTCCAAAGAGGGCAGGCAGGGATACGAAAAGATCAATCAGTATACCCGTTACGGAACCGTAGCCCTGGCATTAGTGCAGTCGTTCTTTATCGCTATCTGGATCGAGAACCTCGGAGCGCAGGAAGGCGTCCGGATCGTGCTGGACCCGGGCCTGGGCTTCAGGCTCTTGACCATGATGACCCTGACCACCGGCACCATATTTATCATGTGGCTGGGAGAGCAGATACAGGAAAGGGGCATAGGTAACGGCATATCCCTGGTGATCACTGCAGGCATAATCTCGCGCATACCTTCGGCTTTGCATCAGCTTTTCGTTTTGATCTCTCCGTTTGCGGCTTCACGCAGGCAGATACAGCCGGTTACGCTTCTGATCATGGCCGGGCTTCTGTGCCTGGTAATATATGCTGTTGTAATGATCACCCAGGGCTACCGCAAGATCCCTGTGCAGTATGCCCGCAGGATAGTGGGTAGAAAGATCTATGGCGGGCAATCGACTTATATCCCCCTTAAGGTGGATACCTCCGGGGTTATCGCGATCATTTTTGCGCAGTCAATAATACTCTTCCCGGCGACTATCGCCTCTTTTATACCTAACCCGGCATTGCAGAATTGGGCGATGAATTTCGCCAGGGGGCACTGGACTTATGTGGCGGGAAACGCGCTTTTGATAATTTTCTTCTGCTATTTTTATAACGCCATAGTTTTTAACCCCACCGATATAGCCGAGAATATGAAGAAATACGGCGGTTTTATCCCGGGGATACGCCCGGGCACGCCGACATCGGATTATCTTTTTTACGTGATGAACAGGATCACTCTGGCCGGCGCGGTATTTATCGCGGCGATCGCCATATTCCCGGACCTGATCATGTACTGGCTGAAGATCCCGTACCTGGTCGCTTCGTTTTTCGGCGGCACGGGTATCCTGATCATAGTCGGGGTAATGCTGGACACTATAAAACAGATCGAGTCTCACCTGGTGATGCATCATTATGAAGGCTTCATCAAGAGCGGCCGGATCAAGGGGCGCAGGTCATGA
- a CDS encoding adenylate kinase: MRIVLLGPPGAGKGTQAKQLSKKLELPHISTGDLLRQNVSKGTGLGKQAKDFMNKGLLVPDELVTSMLTERFKQPDLAKGFILDGYPRNLNQAKVLDEILKSINMDIDLAVDLDSSEPVIIQRLSGRLVCRKCSANYHRTNMPPKTEGICDICGGELYQRADDKEETIRKRLAVYREEVSALLEYYRRNRLLTTISADEDAGIVLNKIIELARSSDDPHKI; this comes from the coding sequence ATGAGGATCGTGCTTTTAGGGCCTCCGGGGGCGGGAAAAGGTACTCAGGCAAAGCAGTTATCCAAGAAACTGGAGTTGCCGCATATTTCCACCGGCGACCTGTTGCGCCAGAATGTTTCCAAGGGGACTGGCCTGGGTAAACAGGCCAAGGATTTCATGAACAAAGGGCTGCTTGTTCCGGATGAGCTGGTTACCAGCATGCTCACCGAAAGATTCAAACAGCCTGATCTGGCAAAGGGCTTTATATTAGACGGATACCCCCGCAATCTGAACCAGGCCAAAGTGCTCGATGAAATACTTAAATCGATTAATATGGACATCGACCTGGCGGTCGACCTGGATTCAAGCGAGCCGGTGATCATTCAGCGGCTTTCCGGAAGGCTGGTCTGCCGGAAATGTTCGGCGAATTATCACAGGACGAATATGCCTCCTAAAACCGAGGGCATTTGCGATATTTGCGGCGGCGAGCTTTACCAGAGAGCCGACGATAAAGAGGAAACGATAAGGAAGCGCCTTGCGGTTTACCGTGAAGAGGTTTCGGCGCTGTTGGAATATTACCGCCGGAACAGGCTTTTGACCACCATTTCGGCGGATGAGGACGCTGGCATTGTACTGAACAAGATCATAGAATTGGCAAGAAGCTCAGATGATCCCCATAAAATCTGA
- the rplE gene encoding 50S ribosomal protein L5 → MIPRLLERYRSEITVKMMEKFGLKNRMAVPRLDKIVVNMGVGEALQDVKILDKAMEELGIITGQKPLMRRAKLAIANFKIKENNPIGCKVTLRRARMYEFLDRLISIALPRIRDFRGVPLYSFDQAGNYTLGLTEQNIFPEIDADRIGRTQGMDIVFVIKNSKSSEQSKELLKLFGIPFKEKD, encoded by the coding sequence ATGATACCGAGATTATTGGAAAGATACCGCAGTGAGATCACCGTAAAAATGATGGAGAAATTCGGCCTGAAGAACCGCATGGCCGTGCCGCGCCTGGATAAGATCGTGGTGAATATGGGCGTGGGAGAGGCGCTGCAGGACGTGAAGATCCTGGATAAGGCAATGGAGGAACTGGGGATCATAACCGGGCAGAAGCCGTTGATGCGCCGGGCAAAGCTGGCGATCGCCAACTTTAAGATAAAAGAGAACAATCCTATCGGCTGCAAGGTTACCCTGCGTCGGGCGAGGATGTACGAGTTCCTGGACAGGCTGATCAGCATAGCCCTGCCGCGTATCCGCGACTTCCGCGGCGTGCCTTTGTATTCCTTCGATCAGGCCGGCAATTACACGCTGGGGCTTACCGAACAGAATATATTCCCGGAGATCGACGCCGACAGGATCGGCCGGACCCAGGGTATGGATATTGTATTCGTGATCAAGAACTCCAAAAGCTCGGAGCAGTCGAAAGAGCTTTTGAAATTATTCGGAATACCCTTCAAGGAGAAAGATTAA
- the rpsK gene encoding 30S ribosomal protein S11 — protein sequence MVEKAKKKKVLKGITSGVAHILASFNNTMITITDKQGNTISWSSPGIVGYSGSKKATPFAAQTAAGDAAKKAKDMGLKDVEVLVRGPGPGRESAIRALQAGGLTVTSIKDITPIPHNGCRAKKKRRV from the coding sequence ATGGTTGAGAAAGCAAAAAAGAAGAAAGTCTTGAAAGGCATCACTTCCGGGGTCGCGCATATACTGGCGAGTTTCAATAATACAATGATCACGATCACCGATAAACAGGGCAATACCATTTCGTGGTCGAGCCCTGGTATCGTAGGCTACAGCGGTTCCAAAAAGGCGACCCCTTTTGCCGCCCAAACCGCGGCAGGCGATGCCGCCAAAAAGGCCAAGGATATGGGCCTTAAAGATGTAGAAGTCCTGGTAAGAGGCCCGGGACCCGGCCGCGAATCGGCGATCAGGGCGCTTCAGGCAGGCGGGCTTACCGTTACTTCGATCAAAGATATCACACCAATCCCACACAACGGCTGTCGCGCCAAAAAGAAGAGAAGAGTATAA
- the rpsH gene encoding 30S ribosomal protein S8, with protein MSRTDLIADTFTRIRNAVMAHKVNLDAPASKMTRSILDILKKENYIDDYKLIEDKKQGVFRIYLKYVGGKSVIRAIKRVSRPGLRMYKESAKIPSVLRGRGLAIVSTSKGVLTDKDAKAQGVGGEIIGYIW; from the coding sequence ATGTCAAGAACTGATCTGATCGCCGATACATTTACGAGGATCCGGAACGCCGTAATGGCGCATAAGGTGAATCTGGACGCGCCCGCTTCCAAGATGACCCGGTCTATCCTGGACATCCTGAAGAAGGAGAATTATATCGACGATTACAAGCTTATCGAAGATAAGAAACAGGGCGTGTTCAGGATATACCTTAAATATGTCGGCGGCAAATCGGTGATCCGGGCCATAAAAAGGGTATCGCGCCCGGGATTGAGGATGTATAAGGAAAGCGCCAAGATCCCTTCGGTATTGCGCGGACGAGGCCTGGCCATAGTTTCCACCTCTAAAGGGGTGCTTACGGACAAAGACGCCAAGGCGCAGGGCGTAGGCGGGGAAATAATAGGTTATATCTGGTAA
- a CDS encoding type Z 30S ribosomal protein S14, producing the protein MAKTSQLVRWKRPAKFSTRKYNRCAICGRSGGFLNRFKLCRMCFRELAWQGLIPGIKKASW; encoded by the coding sequence ATGGCAAAGACGTCCCAGTTGGTCAGGTGGAAGAGGCCCGCTAAATTTTCAACCCGGAAATATAACCGCTGCGCGATCTGCGGAAGGAGCGGCGGTTTTCTGAACAGGTTCAAGCTCTGCCGTATGTGTTTCCGGGAGCTGGCCTGGCAGGGATTGATCCCCGGGATCAAGAAAGCAAGCTGGTAA
- the rplX gene encoding 50S ribosomal protein L24: MFKIKRNDTVQVIKGKDKGKKGKVIRVFFSQKKALVEGINQAKKHKRQTRQDQQGGIVNIEMPIALSNLMVFCKNCSQPTRLGFKKSDDGTKARVCRKCQGVM; encoded by the coding sequence ATGTTCAAGATCAAGCGCAACGATACAGTTCAGGTAATCAAAGGCAAGGATAAAGGAAAAAAAGGCAAGGTTATCCGCGTATTTTTTTCCCAAAAAAAAGCCCTCGTGGAAGGGATAAATCAAGCTAAAAAACATAAAAGGCAGACACGCCAGGACCAGCAGGGCGGGATAGTCAATATTGAAATGCCTATCGCGCTGTCAAATCTTATGGTCTTTTGTAAAAACTGCAGCCAGCCGACCCGTTTGGGATTTAAGAAATCCGACGATGGGACCAAGGCCAGGGTATGCAGGAAGTGTCAAGGGGTAATGTAA
- the rplO gene encoding 50S ribosomal protein L15: MKKKTAKVSTEAKQVFGLHNLQVPKGAHKKRKYLGRGSSSGHGKTSTRGSKGETSRSGRATYTGFEGGQSPLIRRMPKRGFTSKFAKVYQVVNIDGLNGLKDKVVNPDVLLKAGLIKSRNKMVKILGEGELKNAVSVSAHAFSLSAQEKITKAGGKFEVLNA; the protein is encoded by the coding sequence ATGAAGAAGAAAACCGCTAAAGTTTCAACTGAAGCAAAACAGGTATTCGGGCTGCATAATTTGCAGGTCCCCAAAGGGGCTCATAAAAAGCGCAAGTACCTCGGCCGCGGCTCAAGTTCGGGCCATGGCAAGACATCAACCCGCGGCAGCAAAGGCGAGACCTCGCGCTCCGGACGGGCTACGTATACCGGTTTTGAAGGGGGGCAAAGCCCTTTGATCCGCAGGATGCCCAAACGCGGTTTTACCAGCAAGTTTGCCAAGGTGTACCAGGTGGTAAATATCGACGGCCTGAACGGGCTTAAGGATAAGGTAGTGAACCCGGATGTATTGTTAAAGGCGGGTTTGATCAAAAGCAGGAATAAGATGGTCAAGATCCTGGGAGAGGGCGAGTTAAAGAATGCGGTGAGCGTTTCCGCACATGCCTTTTCTTTGTCCGCTCAGGAAAAGATAACCAAGGCCGGCGGAAAATTTGAGGTTTTGAATGCTTAG
- the map gene encoding type I methionyl aminopeptidase, translated as MIPIKSESELELMRRAGEILAQVMHKVQQAVRPGITTGELDRLAEELIIENRTLPAFKGYNGYPAALCISINEQVVHGIPGERRLEDGDIASLDLGLNYQGYFSDLAVTVAVGKSDAKARKLVDTTRQSLNEGIKKAVCGNHLSDVSWAIQRHAEKNGFSVVRQFVGHGIGRRLHEEPEVANFGQAHRGPVLKSGMVLAIEPMINAGTWECEVLADGWTAVTKDGAFSAHFEHTVAVTEAGPQILTRL; from the coding sequence ATGATCCCCATAAAATCTGAAAGCGAACTGGAGTTGATGCGCCGGGCAGGCGAGATATTGGCCCAGGTGATGCATAAGGTCCAGCAGGCGGTGCGGCCGGGTATAACGACCGGTGAATTGGACCGGTTGGCCGAGGAACTGATCATTGAGAATAGAACACTGCCGGCTTTTAAAGGTTATAACGGTTATCCCGCGGCCCTGTGTATTTCGATAAACGAGCAGGTGGTCCATGGAATACCGGGTGAACGCCGGTTGGAAGACGGCGATATCGCGAGTTTAGACCTGGGTTTGAATTATCAAGGTTATTTCTCGGATTTAGCGGTTACGGTCGCCGTAGGCAAGAGCGACGCTAAAGCCAGAAAGCTGGTCGATACTACCAGGCAGTCGTTGAACGAAGGGATAAAGAAGGCTGTTTGCGGTAATCATTTATCCGATGTTTCCTGGGCGATACAGCGTCATGCCGAGAAAAACGGTTTTTCAGTGGTCCGGCAATTTGTCGGCCATGGCATAGGCCGCCGGCTTCATGAAGAGCCTGAGGTCGCTAATTTCGGCCAGGCGCACCGCGGACCGGTATTAAAATCCGGGATGGTCCTGGCGATCGAGCCGATGATCAACGCCGGGACATGGGAATGCGAGGTCCTGGCCGACGGTTGGACCGCGGTAACCAAAGACGGCGCGTTTTCCGCGCATTTCGAGCATACTGTGGCAGTGACCGAGGCCGGCCCGCAGATACTGACCAGGCTTTAA
- the rpsM gene encoding 30S ribosomal protein S13, whose product MPRILGVDLPKAKRIDVALCYLYGVGHFLSAQLLKEAGIEPSKRAKDLTEEEVSRITNTLQKSSFKFEGDLRRDIAQNIKRLMDIGSYRGMRHKKGLPARGQRTRTNARTRKGPRRANMAIKKAEPGKK is encoded by the coding sequence GTGCCGAGAATCTTAGGTGTGGACTTACCAAAAGCAAAGAGAATAGATGTCGCGTTGTGCTATCTTTACGGCGTAGGGCATTTTTTATCCGCCCAGCTTCTTAAAGAAGCTGGGATCGAGCCAAGCAAACGGGCCAAGGACCTGACCGAAGAAGAAGTCTCCCGGATCACTAATACCCTGCAGAAAAGCAGCTTTAAATTCGAAGGCGACTTGCGCCGTGATATAGCCCAGAACATAAAACGGCTTATGGATATCGGCTCTTACCGGGGGATGCGCCACAAGAAAGGCCTGCCGGCCAGAGGACAGAGGACCAGGACCAATGCCCGGACCAGAAAAGGACCGCGCCGCGCGAATATGGCGATCAAGAAAGCGGAGCCGGGAAAGAAATAA
- the infA gene encoding translation initiation factor IF-1: MPKEDLIETEGKVLEALPNAVFKVELENGHVVMAHVSGKMRMNFIRILPGDKVKLELSPYDLAKGRITFRVK, encoded by the coding sequence ATGCCAAAAGAAGATCTTATTGAAACCGAAGGTAAAGTCCTGGAAGCGTTGCCTAACGCGGTTTTTAAGGTTGAATTGGAGAACGGCCATGTAGTTATGGCGCATGTTTCCGGAAAAATGAGGATGAATTTCATCCGGATATTGCCCGGCGACAAGGTAAAACTGGAATTGTCTCCGTACGACCTGGCTAAGGGCAGGATAACTTTCAGGGTCAAATAA
- the rpmC gene encoding 50S ribosomal protein L29, whose protein sequence is MKTKELREMSVEELLAKEKSLKEEMFKLNLDRYTGRVEKPHKFSLVKKEIARIKTILSERKEKKNG, encoded by the coding sequence ATGAAGACCAAGGAATTAAGGGAAATGTCTGTTGAAGAACTCCTGGCGAAAGAAAAATCGCTTAAGGAAGAGATGTTCAAACTCAATCTGGATCGTTACACCGGAAGAGTGGAAAAACCGCATAAGTTCTCCCTGGTTAAAAAGGAGATCGCGCGGATAAAGACCATTCTGTCCGAGAGGAAAGAGAAGAAAAATGGCTAA